In Candidatus Cloacimonadota bacterium, one DNA window encodes the following:
- a CDS encoding glycoside hydrolase family protein: protein MESNLLERMKEQLLRHEGLRLKPYRCTAGKLTIGVGRNLDDCGITQKEAYVLLEGDILQCERQILAEIPKIYLQIDEVRKSVLLNMCFNLGIKGLLSFKNTLAFIDAGDWERAANNMLVSKWAKQVGRRAIELSELMRKGK from the coding sequence ATGGAATCTAACTTACTGGAACGCATGAAAGAACAACTGCTTAGACATGAAGGTCTGAGGCTGAAGCCATACCGCTGTACAGCAGGTAAATTAACCATCGGGGTTGGTCGCAATCTGGATGATTGCGGTATCACTCAGAAGGAAGCTTATGTGCTCTTAGAAGGCGATATTCTGCAGTGTGAGAGACAAATTCTGGCTGAGATTCCAAAAATCTATCTTCAGATTGATGAGGTACGTAAGTCGGTACTTCTCAATATGTGCTTTAACCTGGGCATAAAAGGACTACTTAGCTTCAAGAATACACTTGCATTCATAGACGCAGGAGACTGGGAACGGGCTGCCAATAACATGCTTGTATCCAAGTGGGCAAAGCAGGTTGGTCGCAGAGCGATTGAGCTTTCAGAGCTGATGAGGAAGGGTAAGTGA
- a CDS encoding radical SAM protein → MLKQSFYNVWESVDEKLFLMNTYTKSVCEIDEKYSSSIRRFLADPNSNQELPPEFVSALCSNGFVVEDNVNEVKILEYAYSASMHRTDIMQIVLLQTLKCNCSCNYCFQHKDKEADMSTDMFEIFKKFLQVNLQDKRKLTLTFFGGEPLIKWSLIKDTYEWVYKLKNMYHFELETSVITNGYLLNHEVLDILINKYSINIVQVTIDGLGKVKHDTLKRLKDGSGTYDVIYANLKNMMKIIIENKSNTKIVIRLNLFNNTVNELEAFLSQFNDDEKQIIEVLCRPIFSTDAFCEKNTNILNSELFTAKAKLMGFKISDTVKIPGFYKYCEGDGGLNIFHIYPDLSIWKCGSDKSIESDKIGHINDDGYMVCNLVNLVNYLDHNPFKDDKCLSCIRLPVCYGGCPLNYLKYGKRFCHVMERSVYHMLT, encoded by the coding sequence ATGTTAAAACAGAGCTTCTATAATGTGTGGGAAAGTGTAGATGAAAAACTCTTTCTAATGAACACATACACAAAGTCAGTCTGTGAGATTGACGAAAAGTATAGTTCAAGCATCAGGCGTTTCTTAGCCGATCCAAATTCTAACCAAGAACTACCACCAGAATTTGTCTCTGCTCTTTGTTCTAATGGATTCGTAGTAGAAGATAACGTTAACGAGGTGAAAATCCTCGAGTATGCATACTCGGCTTCAATGCACCGAACTGATATTATGCAAATTGTCTTATTGCAGACATTGAAATGTAATTGTTCCTGCAACTATTGTTTCCAGCATAAAGATAAAGAAGCAGACATGTCGACAGATATGTTTGAAATATTTAAAAAATTCTTACAAGTCAACCTTCAAGATAAACGCAAGCTAACATTGACATTCTTCGGAGGAGAACCTCTGATTAAGTGGTCATTAATAAAGGATACCTATGAGTGGGTATATAAACTTAAGAACATGTACCACTTTGAGTTGGAAACTAGTGTTATCACTAACGGCTACTTGCTCAATCATGAAGTGTTAGATATACTGATTAACAAGTATAGTATCAACATAGTTCAAGTTACTATTGATGGACTGGGGAAGGTTAAACATGACACTTTAAAAAGGTTAAAAGATGGATCTGGTACCTATGACGTTATCTATGCCAACCTGAAAAATATGATGAAAATAATTATTGAAAACAAAAGCAACACCAAGATAGTGATAAGATTGAACTTGTTTAACAACACTGTAAATGAGCTAGAGGCGTTTCTCAGTCAATTCAACGACGATGAAAAACAGATAATTGAGGTTCTATGCAGGCCAATTTTCAGTACCGACGCTTTTTGCGAGAAGAATACAAACATATTGAATTCAGAATTGTTCACCGCAAAAGCAAAACTTATGGGCTTCAAGATTTCTGATACAGTGAAAATTCCAGGCTTTTACAAATACTGTGAAGGTGATGGGGGTTTGAATATATTCCACATCTATCCTGATTTGTCTATTTGGAAATGTGGAAGTGACAAAAGTATTGAATCCGATAAAATTGGGCACATAAATGATGATGGATATATGGTGTGCAACCTCGTTAATCTAGTAAATTACCTGGATCACAACCCATTCAAGGATGACAAGTGTTTATCATGTATCAGACTCCCGGTATGCTATGGTGGTTGCCCTCTTAACTATCTCAAGTATGGGAAAAGGTTTTGCCATGTTATGGAGCGTTCTGTCTATCATATGCTCACGTAA